Proteins found in one Verrucomicrobiota bacterium genomic segment:
- a CDS encoding TlpA family protein disulfide reductase, translated as MSRAVRLPALLSQPWGINRLLGLKDVDGKPVKSSDFAGKVVILDFWATWCGPCRQEIPGFVELQKQYGKEGLVIVGVSLDDQGPKIVKPFMKKYEINYPIVMDDGKTADLFGGVEAIPTTFVIDREGKIAHKHVGYAPKNQFEKEIKALLK; from the coding sequence ATTTCGAGGGCGGTCAGGCTGCCCGCGCTCCTTTCGCAACCCTGGGGAATAAATCGCTTGCTCGGCCTCAAAGACGTGGACGGGAAGCCGGTCAAATCGTCGGACTTCGCCGGCAAAGTCGTGATTCTGGATTTTTGGGCCACGTGGTGCGGGCCGTGCCGCCAGGAGATTCCCGGTTTTGTGGAGCTGCAGAAGCAATACGGCAAAGAAGGATTGGTGATCGTGGGAGTTTCGCTGGACGATCAAGGGCCCAAGATCGTGAAGCCCTTCATGAAGAAGTACGAGATCAACTATCCGATCGTCATGGACGATGGCAAGACCGCCGACCTCTTCGGCGGCGTCGAAGCTATTCCGACCACATTCGTGATCGACCGGGAAGGGAAGATCGCGCACAAGCACGTCGGCTACGCGCCCAAGAACCAGTTCGAGAAGGAGATCAAGGCGCTGCTGAAGTAG